The Brasilonema sennae CENA114 genome includes a region encoding these proteins:
- a CDS encoding transposase — MRFNYRDWVLAVDPHNLIFIDESGLNLGMTRNYGRAPRGERLYDSCPKNRGQNISLIGARSYGRTNC; from the coding sequence ATGCGTTTTAATTATCGGGATTGGGTTTTAGCTGTTGACCCCCACAATTTAATATTTATAGACGAGTCAGGTCTCAACCTGGGAATGACTCGAAACTATGGTCGCGCACCACGTGGTGAACGCTTATACGACTCTTGCCCTAAGAATCGAGGACAAAATATATCATTAATCGGGGCACGCTCGTATGGACGGACTAATTGCTAG
- a CDS encoding helix-turn-helix transcriptional regulator, protein MEKSLQTVFQEIASVSNEQELRLALIDTVAEYFGVQHWGIHLLDEPFLTDVDVQDVPGVCMESNPVGRYVVERHAPAHEQLVLPTGDWKHFCSRHDHEHVMSGPIVCDGRLVGTLNLARASGTPAFNVNDLADMSALCLHVSAKLATLRAKPKTSVSPLVSRLTPRELEIAELVARGLTNGEIGEKLWITQNSVKQALKRMFRKLEVSARAEMVAKLQDMVSVIS, encoded by the coding sequence ATGGAAAAGTCTCTCCAAACTGTATTTCAGGAAATAGCTTCTGTGAGCAATGAGCAAGAATTACGACTAGCTCTGATAGATACAGTGGCGGAGTATTTTGGCGTGCAGCATTGGGGGATCCATCTGTTGGATGAGCCGTTCCTAACAGACGTTGATGTTCAGGATGTTCCTGGTGTGTGTATGGAAAGCAATCCGGTTGGACGCTACGTTGTTGAACGTCATGCTCCAGCTCACGAGCAATTGGTGTTACCAACAGGAGACTGGAAGCATTTTTGCTCCCGCCATGATCATGAACACGTGATGAGTGGACCAATTGTCTGTGATGGTCGTCTTGTGGGAACGCTTAATCTTGCTCGTGCGAGTGGGACTCCTGCTTTTAACGTTAATGATCTCGCGGACATGAGTGCTTTATGCCTTCATGTTTCCGCAAAACTCGCAACTTTACGCGCAAAACCAAAAACATCTGTTTCCCCGTTAGTCAGTCGTCTGACTCCCCGAGAGTTAGAAATTGCCGAGTTGGTAGCGCGGGGATTAACCAATGGGGAAATTGGCGAAAAACTTTGGATCACACAAAATTCTGTGAAGCAAGCGCTCAAACGCATGTTCCGCAAGTTGGAAGTTTCCGCTCGTGCTGAAATGGTCGCCAAGCTACAAGATATGGTATCAGTTATCAGTTAA
- a CDS encoding DUF3891 family protein translates to MLHRFTKQGLICITQPNHAWLSSQLAQVWGNEDFGDFAPKKEVCLGAELHDIGWLFWEQAPTLNPKTGYPHKFMELPTREHINIWSGARQLALPLSRYVGLLVSLHGTGLYERFTSWQNSATSSQIVQQFLEGEYAFQEQMIAFLKNDQYYAPHTKPEVIQRNRKLIAIWDALSIILCQELTNGNDAHVSHVPTIDGETTIKLTLKEVKDNHYQVTVSPWPFKYSQVEVVYEGRLLQETFSDEKAMREALMSDCAVTLSTTLQPD, encoded by the coding sequence ATGCTGCATCGTTTCACTAAACAGGGACTCATTTGCATTACTCAACCAAATCATGCTTGGCTTTCAAGTCAATTGGCACAAGTTTGGGGAAATGAAGACTTTGGTGACTTTGCTCCAAAAAAAGAAGTCTGTCTCGGTGCGGAACTACATGATATTGGTTGGCTGTTTTGGGAACAAGCACCGACGCTGAACCCGAAAACTGGCTACCCTCATAAATTTATGGAACTTCCAACGCGGGAGCATATAAATATCTGGTCTGGTGCTAGACAACTCGCACTTCCTCTGAGTAGGTATGTAGGACTCCTTGTCTCACTTCACGGAACAGGTTTGTATGAACGCTTTACAAGTTGGCAAAACTCAGCAACTTCCTCTCAAATTGTGCAGCAGTTTTTAGAGGGCGAATATGCCTTCCAAGAACAAATGATTGCTTTTCTCAAAAATGACCAATATTATGCACCACACACAAAACCAGAAGTTATTCAGCGCAATAGAAAGCTGATAGCTATATGGGATGCACTATCTATCATTTTATGTCAAGAATTAACTAATGGTAATGATGCACATGTTTCTCACGTACCAACAATTGACGGTGAAACCACTATCAAACTGACTTTAAAAGAAGTTAAAGACAACCATTATCAAGTCACAGTATCTCCTTGGCCTTTTAAATACAGTCAGGTAGAAGTTGTTTACGAGGGACGACTTTTACAGGAGACTTTTAGCGATGAAAAAGCGATGCGAGAAGCTTTGATGAGTGATTGTGCGGTGACTTTGAGCACGACTTTGCAACCAGACTAG
- a CDS encoding transposase produces the protein MSLSFVQRLIRRYQNIGQVTPKPHAGGAIAKIKIENLPAVEQLVNEQPDALLSELCERLAERSGMSVSISTMHRAVQRLELTNKKKLCMPVSKTVHE, from the coding sequence GTGAGCTTATCGTTTGTCCAACGGTTGATTCGTCGCTATCAAAACATCGGACAAGTGACTCCAAAACCTCATGCAGGTGGAGCGATCGCTAAAATAAAAATTGAGAACTTGCCTGCTGTAGAGCAGTTAGTAAATGAACAACCGGATGCCCTACTGTCAGAATTATGTGAGCGTTTAGCCGAACGCAGTGGCATGAGTGTGAGTATATCAACCATGCACCGTGCAGTTCAACGGTTAGAATTGACCAATAAAAAAAAACTTTGTATGCCAGTGAGCAAGACAGTCCACGAATAA
- a CDS encoding DUF3386 domain-containing protein has protein sequence MTVTQVSAQELFRAAYENRYTWETNFPGYTADVTYKQDEQVFTGKVRINSNLKAEVFEIEDDQAKQVIHNQAWEIAIHRVRRSFEQTHGENTFRYGQTDETGAIEIFLGGKSEGDHYKLRNNEVCLVHRHIHGVVVTINTFSSHETGEGYLSHQYDSVYHDPKTGEQKGGRSEFTDEYEKVGDYFILNRREIRTQTAAQPSIQEIIFSNIQLLEPVAA, from the coding sequence ATGACAGTAACACAAGTTTCTGCTCAAGAACTTTTTCGTGCTGCTTACGAAAACCGTTACACTTGGGAAACAAACTTCCCTGGCTACACCGCAGATGTAACTTATAAGCAAGACGAGCAGGTGTTTACAGGTAAAGTTCGTATCAACTCAAATCTCAAAGCGGAAGTTTTTGAGATAGAAGATGACCAGGCAAAGCAAGTGATTCACAATCAAGCATGGGAGATAGCGATTCACCGCGTTCGTCGCTCCTTTGAACAAACCCACGGCGAGAATACATTTCGCTATGGTCAGACTGACGAAACTGGTGCAATTGAAATTTTTCTAGGCGGAAAGTCTGAGGGCGATCACTATAAACTCCGCAATAATGAAGTGTGTCTCGTTCACCGTCATATCCACGGTGTTGTTGTGACGATTAACACTTTCAGCAGTCATGAGACCGGAGAAGGTTACCTGTCCCACCAATATGATTCTGTTTACCACGATCCAAAAACTGGTGAACAAAAGGGCGGAAGAAGCGAGTTTACAGATGAGTACGAAAAAGTTGGTGATTACTTTATTCTAAATCGCCGAGAAATTCGTACCCAGACAGCAGCACAACCATCTATTCAGGAAATTATCTTTTCTAACATTCAGTTGTTGGAACCTGTTGCTGCTTAA
- a CDS encoding glutathione S-transferase family protein, producing the protein MSQQTLSPVADKQTKTKKGKKSLPPKLIIKLGKFVWTTIWHLMMSKLAPRNKSGEYIRPNSEFRNSVGTDQGNVYQPATGRYNLIAGLGCPWAHRTLVVRSLKGLEQAISLTIVSPSPIEGGWVFNQEYEGCRTLAELYELAQPGYGGRFTVPVLWDSQTKTIVNNESAEIIVMLNSQFNEFANNPTLDLYPQELKDKIDQWNERTYASVNNGVYRCGFAQTQEAYDQVYHELFTTLDEIDTALSGSRYLCGETVTLADVRLFTTLFRFDTVYYALFKCNRKRIQDYQNLGPYLRDLYQIRGIADTCDLESVKRDYYGNLFPLNPGGIIPSGPDPKFLQEPHNRDKVNSKQ; encoded by the coding sequence ATGTCACAACAAACCCTTTCACCAGTCGCAGACAAACAAACCAAAACAAAAAAGGGTAAGAAGTCACTTCCACCAAAGCTCATCATTAAGCTAGGAAAGTTCGTCTGGACGACTATTTGGCATCTGATGATGTCAAAACTCGCTCCCCGTAACAAGTCAGGCGAGTACATTCGACCAAACAGCGAATTTAGAAACTCTGTTGGGACAGACCAAGGGAATGTGTATCAACCAGCAACAGGGCGTTACAATCTCATAGCAGGGCTGGGTTGTCCGTGGGCACATCGTACTCTTGTTGTGCGATCGCTCAAAGGACTTGAACAAGCAATATCGCTGACAATTGTGTCACCCTCCCCAATTGAAGGAGGTTGGGTGTTTAATCAGGAATACGAAGGTTGTCGCACGCTTGCCGAACTTTATGAATTAGCACAACCTGGTTACGGTGGACGCTTTACAGTTCCAGTGTTGTGGGACTCCCAGACAAAGACGATTGTTAACAACGAAAGTGCAGAAATTATTGTGATGCTGAACTCACAATTCAACGAGTTCGCAAACAATCCCACACTAGATCTTTACCCACAGGAACTCAAAGATAAGATTGACCAATGGAACGAAAGGACTTACGCCAGTGTAAATAACGGCGTGTATCGTTGTGGCTTTGCCCAGACACAAGAAGCGTATGATCAAGTTTATCATGAACTGTTCACCACTCTAGATGAAATTGACACAGCATTGAGTGGCAGTCGATACCTTTGTGGCGAGACTGTCACACTGGCAGACGTCCGTTTGTTTACAACGTTATTCCGCTTCGATACTGTTTACTACGCGCTTTTTAAGTGTAACCGCAAAAGAATTCAGGATTATCAGAACCTGGGACCTTACCTGCGTGACTTGTATCAAATCAGAGGTATTGCTGACACCTGCGACTTAGAAAGTGTCAAGCGGGACTACTACGGAAATTTGTTCCCACTCAATCCAGGTGGTATTATCCCATCTGGTCCTGATCCAAAATTTCTTCAAGAACCACATAATCGCGACAAAGTAAACAGTAAACAGTGA
- the gatB gene encoding Asp-tRNA(Asn)/Glu-tRNA(Gln) amidotransferase subunit GatB produces MTSAAPVKTEYEAIIGLETHCQLSTKTKIFSSSSTAFGADPNTNIDPVCMGLPGVLPVLNEKVLEYAVKAGLALNCQIAKYSKFDRKQYFYPDLPKNYQISQYDLPIAEHGWLEVELVDADGNPVRKKIGITRLHMEEDAGKLVHAGSDRLSGSTYSLVDYNRAGIPLVEIVSEPDLRSGQEAAEYAQELRRILLYLGVSDGNMQEGSLRCDVNISVRPVGQKEFGTKVEIKNMNSFNAIQRAIEYEIERQTAAVEAGERIIQETRLWEEGSQRTISMRIKEGSSDYRYFPEPDLAPIEVSEEQLQEWRSQLPELPAQKRHHYESELGLTAYDARVLTEERATAEYFEAVIAAGGNPKAAANWITQDVAAYLNKNKLKITEIGLTPANLADVITRIEKGKISNAIAKEKLPNLLSGTSPEELFKGKELITDPSVLESIIDEVMAANPKELEKYRNGNTNLKGFFVGQVLKKTNKLAEPKLTNQLVEQKLNG; encoded by the coding sequence ATGACATCTGCTGCTCCAGTAAAAACTGAGTACGAGGCGATTATTGGTCTGGAAACCCATTGTCAACTCAGCACCAAAACCAAAATTTTCTCTTCTAGCTCTACGGCATTCGGTGCTGACCCCAATACTAACATTGACCCGGTTTGCATGGGTTTGCCTGGTGTCTTGCCCGTACTGAATGAAAAAGTCCTAGAATATGCTGTTAAAGCAGGTTTAGCGCTGAATTGTCAAATCGCCAAATATAGCAAATTTGATCGCAAGCAATATTTCTATCCTGACTTACCCAAAAATTACCAAATTTCTCAGTACGACTTACCCATTGCTGAACATGGCTGGTTAGAAGTTGAATTGGTAGACGCTGACGGTAACCCTGTTCGCAAAAAGATTGGTATCACGCGCCTGCATATGGAAGAAGATGCAGGGAAATTGGTACATGCGGGGAGCGATCGCCTTTCCGGTTCCACCTACTCTCTGGTAGATTACAATCGCGCTGGCATACCTTTAGTAGAAATTGTTTCGGAACCAGACTTGCGTTCTGGACAAGAAGCCGCTGAGTACGCCCAAGAGTTGCGTCGAATCTTACTTTACCTGGGCGTCAGCGACGGGAATATGCAAGAAGGTTCTCTGCGTTGTGATGTCAACATCTCCGTGCGTCCTGTTGGACAAAAGGAATTTGGCACGAAAGTAGAAATCAAAAACATGAACTCGTTCAACGCCATCCAACGGGCGATTGAATACGAAATTGAACGGCAAACTGCAGCAGTAGAAGCTGGCGAACGTATCATACAAGAAACTCGTCTGTGGGAAGAAGGTTCTCAACGTACAATTAGTATGCGGATTAAGGAAGGTTCTAGCGATTACCGCTACTTCCCCGAACCTGATTTAGCCCCCATCGAAGTTTCAGAAGAACAATTACAAGAGTGGCGCAGTCAACTTCCTGAACTCCCAGCACAAAAACGCCATCATTATGAAAGCGAGTTGGGGCTGACTGCTTATGATGCGCGAGTGTTGACAGAAGAACGTGCAACTGCTGAGTATTTTGAAGCGGTTATTGCTGCTGGGGGAAATCCCAAAGCTGCTGCGAACTGGATTACTCAGGATGTCGCCGCTTACCTCAACAAAAATAAACTCAAGATCACCGAGATAGGTTTGACGCCAGCTAACCTGGCTGATGTGATCACTCGGATTGAGAAAGGGAAAATTAGCAATGCGATCGCCAAAGAAAAACTACCAAACTTGCTGAGTGGGACTTCTCCTGAAGAACTGTTTAAAGGCAAAGAACTCATCACTGATCCCAGCGTACTGGAATCTATCATTGATGAAGTCATGGCTGCTAATCCCAAAGAACTAGAAAAGTACCGCAACGGTAACACCAACCTCAAAGGCTTCTTTGTGGGACAAGTTCTGAAAAAAACCAACAAACTCGCAGAACCCAAACTCACAAACCAATTGGTGGAACAAAAGCTGAACGGCTAA
- a CDS encoding HugZ family protein codes for MSQFETALAAYQSFTDSFQSLMISTVSTDNTPNASYAPFVIDKSKNIYIYVSGLSTHTQNLHAVPKASVLFIDDESQTKQIFARRRLTFDCTATLVERETELWKQIVDSFEARFGEMIQILRDLSDFRIFQLTPSKGRFVIGFGAAYEVDPNDLSTLTHVTGESKG; via the coding sequence ATGTCCCAATTTGAAACCGCCCTCGCCGCCTATCAAAGTTTCACAGACTCTTTCCAAAGTCTGATGATCAGCACCGTGAGTACTGATAACACTCCTAATGCGAGCTATGCTCCTTTTGTGATAGATAAAAGTAAAAATATTTACATTTATGTTAGTGGTCTTTCTACTCATACTCAAAATCTTCATGCTGTCCCCAAAGCAAGCGTATTATTTATTGATGATGAGTCTCAAACTAAACAAATTTTTGCCCGTCGCCGCCTCACCTTTGACTGTACAGCTACCTTAGTAGAACGTGAGACTGAGTTGTGGAAGCAAATTGTAGATAGCTTTGAAGCGCGTTTTGGAGAAATGATTCAGATATTGCGGGATTTATCAGACTTCCGGATTTTTCAACTGACACCAAGCAAAGGTCGCTTTGTCATCGGCTTTGGTGCTGCTTATGAAGTCGATCCGAATGACCTCAGCACCTTAACTCATGTTACTGGTGAAAGCAAAGGATAG